One Fibrobacterota bacterium DNA window includes the following coding sequences:
- a CDS encoding fibro-slime domain-containing protein — MKSRHFLFTALVFGFILSAWESPLAQTPPNILTLTAKVRDFAELPNASNPCTGANCPNHPDFNTFNGDCRNAVNPVIDTTGSVTPAVFAFDNRNPKIPRAVTGCYTSTGNFDDWYNDRITDALPHQNKPFLYNMIFTRNAQGLYVYDNSSFFPLDDDSVTRGITRPIPGGPTKTFGHLNTVNQGGVNTALHNFGFTTEFHATFTYIASETSPQTFDFRGDDDVWVFINGKLVIDLGGVHAAEALGVTLNQATIDAKGLGLENGKSYMLDFFLAERHIVASDCKITTSLQLQTNQVDPPTADPRTENFASQVSVRLSETTPGAVIHYTTDGSVPDSTSPIYDTDPAKNFSILVTKTTTIKAIGIKAGWKTSTVMSETYTKVSPASTLDILDQNGNTLPGYLSELNTAYTIKLVTSQAQLTTASVAASTQAAVDKETVSIPNPVFANDRFTFTGTEPLVIGAATANDGKSQASPYDSLIVRWVNPQDPTDIAEKHVWVRPAPKQAKVFFATNPDGTGATDSISGTATQVYVFVTDEILRSTDQPTIKLVTSTPTGSGRTGDSLTLNLTVVSPGLYRAKVTLSIVPVSVPADTIIQVQLGDQIKASYTDPLDKDVASANAGFGKQPEIDGVLTFTNKAGVAVPNGTHYDPAQDSLFITYMDDFILGLNSIPVTLSIVNYNGTADPDLETVQLKFVQQTGSTGVWKGSIKLMDSPHILKNNDTADTYVIGEVHGEVTSHTKNGGAGAKATADLLVANPNQPPGIDITNPNGDVVIKRTDSSIVVTITDQSLSSAIDTLYFNVSCTGSRDGLVDYMAVETAPGSGKYVSTPIPKSEGPAVNDKSLQCLSHDVIQVTYTDPVYKDGKSVQVDINEPMTPTLSFSSDPAGKNPILSISDADADSFYVVVTGRNPDINAVDNETVTMTIGTESENFIAVETGKATNIFIAKVPFKFVTGAQTPNNGILEGKVASGNLNGQVTAVGKVTIDAAVATGSIILSAAYDQVVKAYIKDTNGDGRGDKVYIVFQNQLSHLPGADTAHWNSELLPGKLADKAKISFLNSDSTTVVLDYTSNQFDLYKTALDQANPPMVTLPSDDALFKGQHPFIDDSIGPVIVSAVKHPVNANLIAKGDKSLNQDTLYVKLSEPLKLGDFTQMLKFGGSCTDYSSAKVITASSPPATQTNPPDPTTYIVIIDNNTGLSPAAGKDCIFLNADGKYTDTSGNIPPKYGVKLEGDDGRRLIELFRGYPPVAGLNPTNPAYQVSNQDSRDDNKGGIAQETAPGSDKYAVYWIPPVGFVPGSATKFDGSKTASGRTVAINDLPSGSDPGAIQCGTRTARSRPMACTFGKSPSSSRAASKRSSTRVPVSCVRINRDPKGPDGIGPASGGAFFVGSREG, encoded by the coding sequence GTGAAGTCCAGACACTTCCTGTTCACCGCTCTTGTCTTTGGGTTTATCCTCTCCGCGTGGGAATCGCCCCTGGCCCAGACCCCTCCGAATATCCTGACCTTGACGGCGAAGGTCCGGGACTTCGCCGAGCTGCCGAATGCATCCAACCCTTGCACGGGCGCCAACTGCCCCAACCATCCGGATTTCAATACCTTCAATGGCGATTGCAGGAACGCGGTAAATCCTGTGATCGACACGACCGGCTCCGTCACTCCTGCGGTTTTCGCGTTCGATAACCGGAATCCCAAGATCCCGCGCGCAGTCACGGGATGCTACACGAGCACCGGCAATTTCGACGACTGGTATAACGATCGCATCACCGATGCCTTGCCCCACCAGAATAAACCATTCCTTTACAACATGATTTTCACGCGCAACGCCCAGGGCTTGTATGTGTACGACAACTCGAGCTTCTTCCCTCTTGATGACGATTCGGTGACTCGGGGAATCACTCGCCCCATCCCCGGTGGTCCCACGAAAACCTTCGGGCATTTGAATACCGTTAACCAAGGTGGCGTGAACACGGCGCTGCATAACTTCGGATTCACCACCGAATTCCATGCGACCTTTACCTATATCGCCTCGGAAACTTCCCCCCAGACTTTCGATTTCAGAGGCGATGACGATGTCTGGGTCTTCATCAACGGCAAGCTGGTAATCGACCTCGGGGGCGTGCATGCGGCCGAAGCCCTGGGAGTGACCTTGAATCAGGCGACCATCGATGCAAAGGGACTGGGCCTGGAGAACGGCAAGAGCTACATGCTGGACTTCTTCCTGGCCGAACGCCACATCGTCGCTTCGGACTGTAAAATCACCACCAGCCTCCAGCTACAGACCAATCAGGTTGACCCGCCCACGGCCGATCCCCGAACCGAAAACTTCGCTTCCCAAGTATCCGTAAGATTGAGCGAAACAACTCCGGGGGCAGTCATCCATTACACTACCGACGGCTCCGTCCCGGATAGCACTTCCCCGATATACGATACCGATCCTGCCAAGAATTTTTCCATCCTCGTCACCAAAACGACCACCATTAAGGCCATCGGGATCAAGGCGGGTTGGAAAACGAGCACGGTGATGAGCGAGACCTATACTAAGGTGTCCCCTGCCTCGACCCTGGATATCCTGGACCAGAATGGGAATACCCTGCCCGGCTACCTGAGCGAACTCAACACCGCTTATACGATTAAGCTGGTTACGTCGCAGGCCCAATTAACCACGGCCTCCGTGGCCGCATCCACCCAGGCGGCGGTGGACAAGGAGACGGTCAGCATCCCTAATCCGGTCTTCGCGAATGATCGATTCACCTTTACCGGGACGGAGCCGCTCGTCATCGGCGCCGCTACGGCCAATGACGGGAAATCCCAGGCTTCGCCCTACGATAGCCTCATCGTTCGTTGGGTCAATCCGCAAGACCCCACCGACATCGCCGAGAAGCATGTCTGGGTGCGGCCCGCGCCTAAACAGGCTAAGGTCTTCTTCGCCACCAATCCGGATGGCACGGGCGCGACCGATTCGATCTCGGGCACCGCGACCCAGGTATACGTTTTCGTTACGGATGAGATCCTGCGATCGACCGATCAACCTACCATCAAGCTGGTGACTTCGACCCCGACCGGTTCCGGCCGGACCGGGGATTCCTTGACCCTGAACCTGACCGTCGTTTCTCCCGGGCTGTACCGCGCGAAGGTTACGCTTTCAATCGTACCCGTATCCGTTCCTGCCGACACGATCATCCAGGTCCAGCTTGGCGACCAGATCAAAGCCAGCTATACGGATCCCCTCGACAAGGATGTCGCCAGCGCCAATGCCGGCTTCGGCAAGCAACCTGAAATCGATGGCGTCTTGACCTTCACCAACAAGGCCGGGGTGGCCGTACCCAACGGAACCCATTACGATCCGGCCCAAGACTCGCTCTTTATCACTTACATGGATGATTTCATCCTCGGCTTGAATTCGATTCCCGTGACCCTATCGATCGTGAACTACAATGGCACGGCGGATCCCGATCTGGAAACCGTACAGCTGAAATTCGTCCAGCAGACGGGCAGCACCGGCGTTTGGAAGGGATCCATCAAGCTGATGGACTCGCCGCACATCCTGAAGAACAACGACACGGCCGATACCTATGTGATCGGCGAGGTGCATGGCGAAGTCACCTCGCATACCAAGAACGGCGGCGCGGGCGCCAAAGCCACGGCCGATCTACTGGTGGCCAATCCCAATCAACCTCCGGGAATCGACATCACTAATCCGAACGGGGACGTGGTCATTAAGCGTACCGACTCCAGCATCGTAGTCACCATTACCGATCAGTCGTTGTCCTCGGCGATCGACACCCTTTATTTCAACGTGTCCTGTACGGGAAGCCGGGACGGGCTTGTCGACTATATGGCGGTGGAAACGGCGCCTGGTTCGGGGAAATACGTATCGACCCCGATTCCCAAGAGCGAAGGCCCGGCCGTCAACGACAAAAGCCTCCAATGCTTGTCCCACGACGTAATCCAGGTCACCTACACGGACCCGGTCTACAAGGACGGCAAGAGCGTACAGGTGGACATCAACGAGCCGATGACTCCCACCCTCTCCTTCTCCAGCGATCCGGCCGGCAAGAATCCGATCTTGTCGATATCGGACGCCGATGCGGATTCCTTTTACGTGGTGGTCACCGGACGCAATCCCGATATCAATGCCGTGGATAACGAAACCGTTACCATGACCATCGGTACCGAATCCGAGAATTTCATCGCGGTGGAGACGGGGAAGGCGACCAATATCTTCATCGCCAAGGTCCCGTTCAAGTTCGTGACCGGGGCGCAGACGCCGAACAACGGCATCCTGGAAGGCAAGGTCGCTTCGGGCAATCTCAACGGCCAAGTCACCGCCGTCGGAAAGGTGACCATCGACGCGGCGGTGGCGACCGGGTCCATCATCCTGAGCGCCGCCTATGACCAGGTCGTGAAGGCTTATATCAAGGATACCAACGGGGACGGCCGCGGCGACAAGGTCTACATCGTGTTCCAGAATCAACTGAGCCATCTTCCGGGTGCGGACACGGCCCATTGGAATTCGGAACTGTTGCCCGGGAAGCTGGCCGACAAGGCCAAAATCTCCTTCCTCAATTCCGATTCCACCACGGTGGTGCTGGATTACACCTCGAACCAGTTCGATCTTTACAAGACGGCCCTGGACCAGGCCAATCCGCCGATGGTGACCTTGCCTTCGGATGATGCGCTCTTCAAGGGCCAACATCCTTTCATCGATGATTCCATCGGGCCGGTGATCGTTTCCGCGGTCAAGCATCCGGTCAACGCCAACCTGATCGCGAAGGGCGACAAATCCTTGAACCAGGATACCCTTTACGTGAAGCTTTCCGAACCGTTGAAGCTCGGCGACTTCACCCAGATGCTGAAATTCGGCGGCAGCTGCACCGATTACAGCAGCGCCAAAGTCATCACCGCCTCCTCTCCGCCGGCGACGCAGACCAACCCGCCCGATCCGACCACCTATATCGTCATCATCGACAACAATACCGGGCTTTCCCCGGCGGCCGGCAAGGATTGCATCTTCCTCAACGCCGATGGAAAGTATACGGACACCTCCGGGAACATTCCGCCCAAGTACGGCGTGAAGCTCGAGGGAGACGACGGCAGAAGGCTGATCGAGCTTTTCCGCGGCTACCCGCCCGTGGCAGGCTTGAATCCGACGAACCCCGCTTACCAGGTTTCGAACCAGGATTCCCGCGATGATAACAAGGGTGGAATCGCCCAGGAAACCGCTCCCGGTTCGGACAAGTACGCCGTGTACTGGATTCCCCCCGTGGGATTCGTCCCCGGTAGCGCCACGAAATTCGATGGGTCGAAGACGGCCTCAGGGCGTACGGTGGCCATCAATGATCTGCCTTCCGGATCGGATCCCGGCGCGATCCAATGCGGGACAAGAACGGCCAGATCGCGGCCAATGGCGTGTACGTTTGGAAAGTCACCTTCCAGTTCCAGGGCGGCAAGCAAGAGGTCGAGTACACGCGTACCGGTATCCTGCGTAAGAATTAATCGGGATCCGAAAGGACCGGATGGGATAGGCCCCGCCTCAGGCGGGGCCTTTTTCGTTGGCAGCCGGGAAGGCTAG
- the rdgB gene encoding RdgB/HAM1 family non-canonical purine NTP pyrophosphatase: MRSDLSQGLPENHKALVIATGNKGKVAEFQALLGPAGFSLLTPADIGFHEDVEETGTTFRENALLKARALAALTRHPVLSDDSGLEVDALGGAPGLYSARYSALESGPPGPWLDPAGKALPMAAANRAKLLKALEGVPDRRARFRCVLCFLAPGAAPAYFEGVCEGEVIREERGGGGFGYDPIIIPRGYAQTFAELPGEVKDAISHRGLAVSAFLAALGT, translated from the coding sequence ATGCGTTCGGACTTATCCCAAGGCTTGCCCGAGAACCATAAGGCCCTGGTCATCGCCACGGGCAATAAGGGCAAGGTGGCCGAATTCCAGGCCCTGCTGGGTCCTGCCGGCTTCTCCTTGCTCACCCCTGCCGATATCGGCTTCCACGAAGACGTGGAGGAGACAGGGACCACTTTCCGGGAGAACGCCCTCCTCAAGGCCCGGGCCCTGGCGGCCCTGACCCGGCATCCCGTCCTTTCCGATGATAGCGGCCTGGAAGTGGACGCCTTGGGCGGCGCCCCGGGCCTCTACTCCGCCCGTTATTCCGCCCTGGAAAGCGGCCCCCCGGGCCCTTGGCTAGACCCGGCGGGCAAAGCCCTGCCCATGGCGGCCGCCAACCGGGCCAAGCTGCTCAAGGCGCTGGAAGGCGTTCCTGACAGGCGCGCCCGCTTTCGCTGCGTGCTTTGCTTCCTGGCTCCCGGAGCCGCTCCGGCCTACTTCGAAGGGGTCTGCGAAGGGGAGGTCATCCGGGAAGAGCGGGGCGGGGGAGGCTTCGGGTACGATCCCATTATCATTCCGCGCGGTTATGCGCAAACCTTTGCCGAGCTTCCGGGCGAAGTGAAGGATGCCATCAGCCACCGCGGCCTGGCGGTGTCCGCATTCTTGGCTGCCCTCGGAACCTAG
- a CDS encoding leucine--tRNA ligase, translated as MPRYNPKTVEPKWQDHWLQKKTFTATLDRSKPKFYALDMFPYPSANGLHVGHPEGYTATDIVCRYKRAKGFNVLHPMGWDAFGLPAEQHAIKTGTHPAATTLSNIDNFRRQIRALGFSYDWDREISTTDPGYFKWTQWIFKRLFESWYDFAADKARPMAELPIPAEVQSQGAAGIARYRDSKRMAYIAEAPVWWCQDLGTVLANEEVTDGRSERGDFPCERRPMRQWMLRITAYAERLIKDLDGLEWPESIKAMQRNWIGRSSGAEVRFQVEGHGQPLTVFTTRPDTLFGATYMVVAPEHPILAAIVTPDRRAAVDAYRRASGSKSDFERGLDKDKTGEATGAFAINPATGKRIPIWTSDYVMMSYGTGAIMAVPAHDERDYAFARVMGLPIIEVIQGGDIAKQAWTGDGKLVNSGFLDGLDVESAKAKMNAWLEEKGLGKARIQYRLRDWLFARQRYWGEPFPLVNTAEGVRSLPDSELPLILPDVQDYRPTGTFEPPLGKAVAWAEYPGSTGAPDPGQGPVPAGKRELNTMPQWAGSSWYFLRFVDARNDKEPFSREAERYWMPVDLYIGGAEHAVLHLLYARFWQKFLFDLGLVSQAEPFQKLVNQGLILGEDGEKMSKSRGNVVNPDDVIERYGADSMRLYEMFMGPLERQKPWQTAGIEGLWRFLNKAWRAVVGDDKADAAIADAPPSATLTKRMHQTIKKVTEDIEGLRFNTAISQLMIFVSDIGSESEQAGATSRSAAETLVKLLAPFAPHIAEEMWENLGHKESLAYAPWPAWDEALTVEDTVNVVFQTNGKVRVEQPVAKGTSKENLEALARNHPKFKAYLECADVVKVIAVPDKLVNFVLKPK; from the coding sequence GTGCCCCGATACAATCCAAAGACCGTCGAGCCCAAATGGCAGGACCATTGGCTGCAAAAGAAGACCTTCACGGCCACCCTCGATCGGTCAAAACCCAAATTCTACGCCCTCGACATGTTCCCGTACCCATCGGCCAATGGGCTGCACGTGGGCCATCCCGAAGGCTACACGGCCACCGACATCGTTTGCCGCTACAAGCGGGCGAAGGGCTTCAACGTCCTGCATCCCATGGGTTGGGATGCTTTCGGCCTTCCCGCCGAGCAGCATGCCATCAAGACCGGGACGCATCCCGCGGCCACCACCCTTTCCAATATCGACAATTTCCGCCGGCAGATCCGCGCGCTCGGCTTTTCCTACGATTGGGATCGCGAGATCAGCACCACCGATCCGGGCTACTTCAAGTGGACACAATGGATCTTCAAGCGCCTGTTCGAGAGCTGGTACGATTTCGCGGCCGATAAGGCCCGGCCCATGGCCGAGCTGCCAATTCCCGCGGAAGTGCAATCGCAGGGCGCGGCCGGGATCGCCCGTTACCGCGATTCCAAGCGCATGGCTTATATCGCCGAGGCGCCGGTCTGGTGGTGCCAGGACTTGGGTACGGTCTTGGCCAACGAGGAAGTGACCGATGGGCGTTCGGAACGCGGGGACTTCCCGTGCGAACGCCGCCCCATGCGGCAATGGATGTTGCGCATCACCGCGTACGCCGAACGCCTGATCAAGGATCTCGACGGGCTCGAGTGGCCCGAATCCATCAAGGCCATGCAGCGCAATTGGATTGGCCGCTCCAGCGGCGCCGAGGTGCGCTTTCAAGTGGAAGGCCATGGCCAGCCGCTCACCGTTTTCACCACGCGCCCGGACACCTTGTTCGGCGCCACCTATATGGTCGTGGCACCCGAGCATCCAATCCTGGCCGCGATCGTGACGCCCGATCGCAGGGCCGCCGTGGACGCCTACCGAAGGGCTTCCGGCAGCAAATCGGATTTCGAGCGCGGGTTGGACAAGGATAAGACCGGGGAAGCCACCGGAGCTTTCGCGATCAATCCGGCCACCGGCAAGCGCATCCCGATTTGGACTTCCGATTACGTGATGATGAGCTACGGGACCGGCGCCATCATGGCGGTGCCCGCCCATGACGAGCGCGATTACGCCTTCGCCAGGGTGATGGGCTTGCCCATCATCGAAGTGATCCAAGGCGGCGACATCGCCAAGCAAGCCTGGACGGGCGACGGTAAGCTGGTGAACTCCGGCTTCCTGGACGGCTTGGACGTGGAGTCGGCCAAAGCCAAGATGAACGCCTGGCTGGAAGAGAAGGGCTTGGGCAAGGCGCGTATCCAGTACCGCCTGCGGGACTGGCTTTTCGCCCGGCAACGCTATTGGGGAGAACCATTTCCCTTGGTCAATACCGCGGAGGGCGTCCGCTCCCTCCCGGACTCCGAACTGCCTTTGATACTGCCGGATGTCCAGGATTACCGCCCCACGGGGACTTTCGAGCCGCCGCTCGGCAAGGCCGTCGCCTGGGCCGAATACCCGGGGTCCACCGGCGCGCCCGATCCCGGCCAGGGCCCCGTGCCCGCGGGCAAGCGCGAGTTGAATACCATGCCCCAGTGGGCGGGATCGAGCTGGTACTTCCTGCGCTTCGTGGACGCGCGCAACGATAAGGAACCTTTCAGCCGCGAGGCCGAACGGTATTGGATGCCGGTGGACCTTTACATCGGCGGGGCCGAGCATGCGGTCTTGCATCTGCTGTACGCGCGCTTCTGGCAGAAATTCCTCTTCGACTTGGGGCTGGTATCCCAGGCCGAACCGTTCCAGAAGCTCGTCAACCAGGGCCTGATCCTCGGCGAGGATGGCGAGAAGATGTCCAAGTCCCGCGGTAACGTGGTCAACCCGGACGACGTGATCGAGCGCTACGGGGCCGATTCCATGCGCCTGTACGAAATGTTCATGGGGCCGTTGGAACGCCAAAAGCCCTGGCAGACCGCCGGCATCGAAGGCCTGTGGCGCTTCCTGAACAAGGCCTGGCGCGCGGTGGTGGGGGATGACAAGGCGGACGCGGCCATCGCGGATGCGCCGCCCTCCGCGACCCTGACCAAGCGAATGCACCAGACCATCAAGAAGGTCACCGAAGACATCGAGGGATTGCGCTTCAACACCGCCATCTCCCAATTGATGATCTTCGTGAGCGACATCGGGAGCGAATCGGAGCAGGCCGGCGCCACCAGCCGCTCGGCCGCCGAGACCCTGGTGAAATTGCTCGCGCCCTTCGCGCCCCATATCGCCGAAGAGATGTGGGAGAACCTGGGCCATAAGGAAAGCCTGGCCTACGCGCCCTGGCCCGCCTGGGATGAGGCCCTCACGGTGGAGGATACCGTGAACGTGGTTTTCCAGACCAACGGCAAGGTCCGCGTGGAACAACCGGTGGCCAAAGGCACCTCCAAGGAAAACCTGGAGGCGCTGGCCCGCAATCATCCCAAGTTCAAGGCCTACCTGGAATGCGCGGACGTGGTCAAGGTCATCGCCGTGCCGGATAAGCTGGTGAACTTCGTCCTCAAGCCGAAGTAG
- a CDS encoding aldo/keto reductase: MRLREFGKSGLRVSEIGFGAWALGESWWGKQDDKESLKSLHRAAELGANFIDTAQVYGDGRSESIIARFRKEWKGELIVATKTPPEAGEWPPSPYDPPSVSYSPAYLRANVEKRLKALDVERIDILQLHSWTRAWNRNPAPFETLRRLREEGKIGLIGVSTPEHDQNSVVDLIKGGWVDSVQVIFNLFEQEPAAEILPAAAEHGVGIIVRMAFDEGALTGKFNRQTVFPAGDFRSDYFRGERLGRVVDRVERIRKDLEGSGYTMPQAALKFSLGHPAVSTVIAGIRNPAQAEMNLAVSDLPDLPKVLQEKLRRHNWRRGIWYADHW; this comes from the coding sequence ATGCGGTTAAGGGAATTCGGGAAATCGGGATTGCGCGTGTCGGAAATCGGCTTCGGCGCTTGGGCCTTGGGGGAATCATGGTGGGGTAAGCAGGATGACAAAGAATCATTGAAGTCCCTCCACCGGGCCGCCGAACTGGGCGCCAACTTCATCGATACGGCGCAGGTCTACGGCGATGGCCGCAGCGAATCCATCATCGCCCGCTTCCGCAAGGAATGGAAGGGCGAACTCATCGTCGCCACCAAGACCCCTCCCGAAGCGGGCGAATGGCCGCCATCCCCATACGATCCGCCCTCGGTATCCTATTCGCCGGCCTACCTGCGCGCCAACGTGGAGAAGCGGCTCAAGGCGTTGGACGTCGAGCGCATCGATATCCTGCAATTGCATAGCTGGACCCGGGCCTGGAACCGGAATCCCGCGCCTTTCGAAACCTTGCGCCGGCTGCGCGAGGAGGGCAAGATCGGCCTCATCGGGGTCTCCACCCCCGAGCATGATCAGAATTCGGTGGTCGATTTGATCAAAGGCGGTTGGGTCGATTCGGTGCAGGTCATCTTCAACCTCTTCGAACAGGAGCCCGCGGCGGAGATCCTGCCGGCGGCGGCGGAGCATGGCGTGGGCATCATCGTGCGCATGGCATTCGACGAAGGCGCCTTGACCGGCAAGTTCAATCGCCAAACCGTTTTCCCCGCGGGGGATTTCCGTTCCGACTACTTCCGGGGCGAGCGCCTGGGCCGGGTGGTGGATCGAGTGGAACGCATCCGGAAGGATTTGGAAGGAAGCGGCTATACCATGCCGCAGGCTGCGCTCAAATTCTCCCTGGGCCATCCCGCCGTAAGCACGGTGATAGCGGGCATCCGTAATCCCGCGCAGGCGGAGATGAACCTGGCGGTCTCCGATCTGCCAGACCTCCCTAAAGTCCTGCAGGAGAAGTTGCGGAGGCATAATTGGCGCAGGGGGATCTGGTATGCTGACCATTGGTGA
- a CDS encoding VanZ family protein, giving the protein MERDTRRLAIVSVSLGICVATLMPVQAGLLDALKHAGLPWRAIAHGSNVLSFFDAAQNILLFLPLGFLLGSDADGLPGKSPKRAAALCLLFSAAIECAQAWIPGRFPSIWDVTFNSIGSGDPRGANSLA; this is encoded by the coding sequence ATGGAGAGGGATACCCGGCGACTGGCGATCGTGAGCGTTAGCTTGGGGATTTGCGTCGCTACCTTGATGCCCGTGCAGGCCGGGCTCCTCGATGCGTTGAAGCATGCCGGGTTGCCCTGGCGCGCTATCGCTCACGGCAGCAATGTCCTTTCCTTCTTCGATGCGGCGCAGAATATCCTTCTCTTTCTGCCATTGGGATTCCTCCTGGGGTCTGATGCGGACGGGTTGCCGGGGAAGTCGCCCAAGCGGGCCGCTGCCTTGTGCCTGCTCTTTAGCGCGGCCATCGAGTGCGCGCAAGCCTGGATTCCCGGACGCTTTCCCTCGATCTGGGACGTTACCTTCAATTCGATAGGCAGCGGCGATCCCCGGGGCGCGAATTCCCTTGCTTAA
- a CDS encoding RNA methyltransferase, whose product MESENISALIEKYGHKLTEHRRELLKGVVDQRIRHFAFVLEDLKDPHNISAVIRTSEVFGFQDVHVISEVNPYRVGRSVLKGSYKWLDIYSYSKRVRCLEGLKAKGYRIAVASTAPESLPLDQVDLSRPTAFYLGSEVMGNHPDTLAAADVRFRIPQYGLTESMNVSVCAGVLAANLDAFLKSRGRDKFALPAMERDKLLADFYERSAVGIDRNSPIHMID is encoded by the coding sequence ATGGAATCCGAGAACATATCCGCCCTCATCGAGAAATACGGCCATAAGCTCACCGAGCACCGGCGGGAGCTCCTCAAAGGCGTGGTGGATCAACGTATCCGCCATTTCGCTTTCGTATTGGAGGATCTGAAGGATCCCCATAACATCAGCGCGGTCATCCGCACCAGCGAGGTCTTCGGGTTCCAGGACGTGCACGTCATATCCGAAGTGAATCCCTATCGCGTAGGCCGTTCCGTGCTGAAAGGCAGCTACAAATGGCTGGATATTTACAGCTATTCCAAGCGGGTGCGCTGCCTGGAAGGGCTGAAGGCCAAGGGCTACCGCATCGCCGTCGCCTCCACGGCGCCCGAGTCCTTGCCCCTGGACCAGGTCGATCTGTCGCGCCCCACGGCTTTCTATCTCGGATCCGAGGTCATGGGCAACCACCCCGACACCTTAGCCGCCGCGGACGTGCGCTTCCGCATCCCGCAATACGGCCTCACCGAATCGATGAACGTCTCGGTCTGCGCGGGCGTTTTGGCGGCCAACCTGGACGCTTTCCTGAAATCCAGGGGACGGGATAAGTTCGCGTTGCCGGCGATGGAGCGCGATAAGCTTCTCGCCGATTTCTACGAGCGCAGCGCCGTGGGGATCGATCGCAATTCGCCCATTCACATGATCGATTGA
- a CDS encoding esterase family protein has translation MIGKISTLGLILLPVLAFSSDPANLPVPPNGFDSKSSSIPHGTVTASQSYQTQKYSTQKVTVYTPPGYSTSQKYPVVYLMHGIGGNEVSWIGQGSNEGDAANIMDYLLSKNLIKPFVVVMPDGNTKGASDGFAAFGDVLIGDLIPWVEKTYSVATDPDSRALAGLSMGGGQTFNFGFPHTELFHYLGPYSAAPNTQAPTATIKDVSVIKKNVKFIYMSYGSTDGLVTNGQKYHDYFDQNNVTHVWQIEANLGHEKRVWDRSFYNFAQKIFLGSATGIEIRPLAKSTRASVLFGRGASGANQILVARPDGKGVVSLDGRALPAFPEASLFDGIHIQ, from the coding sequence ATGATTGGTAAGATTTCGACCCTCGGATTGATTCTGCTTCCGGTACTGGCCTTCTCCAGCGATCCGGCCAATCTTCCGGTTCCCCCTAATGGATTCGATTCCAAGAGCTCGAGCATTCCCCATGGAACGGTGACGGCTTCCCAGTCTTATCAGACGCAGAAATACAGCACGCAAAAGGTGACCGTATATACGCCGCCGGGATATTCGACCAGCCAGAAGTACCCTGTGGTTTACCTGATGCATGGAATCGGTGGGAACGAGGTTTCCTGGATCGGGCAGGGCAGCAACGAAGGCGATGCCGCCAACATCATGGATTACCTGCTTTCGAAAAACCTGATCAAACCCTTCGTCGTGGTCATGCCCGACGGGAATACCAAGGGCGCTTCGGATGGCTTCGCCGCTTTCGGGGACGTCCTCATCGGCGACTTGATCCCCTGGGTCGAGAAGACGTATTCCGTGGCGACCGATCCCGATTCGCGCGCCCTCGCCGGCCTATCCATGGGCGGCGGGCAGACCTTCAACTTCGGGTTCCCGCATACCGAGCTATTCCACTATCTCGGGCCCTACTCGGCCGCGCCCAATACGCAAGCGCCCACCGCGACCATCAAGGATGTCTCCGTCATCAAGAAGAACGTGAAGTTCATCTACATGTCTTACGGAAGCACGGACGGCCTGGTCACCAACGGCCAAAAATACCATGACTATTTCGACCAGAACAACGTCACCCATGTCTGGCAGATCGAGGCCAACCTGGGGCATGAAAAGCGGGTATGGGATCGTAGCTTCTACAATTTCGCGCAGAAGATTTTCCTCGGGTCGGCTACGGGCATCGAGATTCGTCCCTTGGCGAAGAGCACGCGCGCTTCGGTGCTCTTCGGCCGCGGCGCCTCAGGCGCGAACCAAATCCTGGTCGCCCGTCCGGATGGTAAAGGCGTGGTCTCCTTGGACGGCCGCGCGCTACCCGCTTTCCCGGAAGCGTCCTTGTTCGACGGTATCCACATCCAGTAA